The stretch of DNA TCCTTGAGATCGTTCTGCACCAGGGTCCACATCCAGTCGGTCGCCTGCAGCCGCCGTTTCCCGGCAAACTCGCCACTCGCCTGCATCCTCTCGCGAAAGGCCATGACGGTCAGCCAGGCATCGTCGATTCCTTGCTGCTGCAGGGCACTGCAGAGCAGCACGGGAACCTGCCAGTTCGCACTCTTCGGCTTGAGCAGGTGGAGGGCGTTGACATACTGGCGCCGGGCCAGCTCGGCGCGCTGGCGTCCCTCGCCTTCTGCTTTGTTGATCACTATGGCGTCAGCAATTTCCATGACCCCTTTTTTGATCCCCTGCAACTCGTCGCCGGCGCCCGGCAACTGCAGCAGCAGAAAAAAATCGACCATGGAGGCGACGGTAATCTCCGACTGGCCGACGCCGACCGTCTCGACAATCACGACGTCGTAGCCGGCGGCCTCACAGACCAGCATGGTTTCGCGGGTCTTGCGCGCCACCCCGCCGAGCGTATCGCCGGCCGGGGAGGGACGGATGAAGGCCCGGGCCTCGCGGGAAAGTCTCTCCATGCGGGTCTTGTCGCCGAGAATGCTGCCGCCCGAGAGTTGGGAAGAGGGATCGACAGCCAGCACGGCGACCTTGTGCCCTTGTTCGATAAGATGGAGACCGAGGGCTTCGATGAAGGTGCTCTTGCCGGCCCCGGGCACTCCGGAGATGCCGACGCGGATGGAGTTGCCGGAATAGGGCAGCAGTTCGTCGAGAAGGGTGGTGGCGGCAAGGGAGTGGTCGAGATTGCGGCTCTCGATCAGGGTGATGGCCTTGGCCAGGGCGCGAAGGTTGCCACCCTTGACACCCTCGGCGATTTCGTGGAGTTTAATCAATGCCTTAACCGGATACGGAGAAGAAGAAAGAAGGGGCAGGCCAATGGCCCACCCCGTTGCATCCTGACAATTACCGGCGTTTTTCCTCTATGGCATCAAGGGTTTCTCCGGCCGAGACGGCGATCGGCGTGCCCGGCCCGAAGATTCGCGAAGCGCCGGCCGCGTAGAGGGCGTCGTAGTCCTGTCGCGGAATGACGCCTCCGCAGACGATGACGATGTCCTCGGCGCCGAGCGCTTTCAACTCCGCGGCCAACTGAGGAACGAGGGTCTTGTGCCCGGCAGCGAGACTGGAGACGCCGACGACATGCACGTCGTTCTCCACCGCCATCTTGGCCGCCTCTTCCGGCGTCTGGAAAAGGGGCCCCATGTCGACGTCAAAGCCGACATCGGCATAGGCCGTAGCCACTACCTTGGCGCCGCGGTCATGGCCGTCCTGGCCCATCTTGGCAATCAGGATGCGAGGCCGGCGACCTTCACTGGCGGCGAAGGCGTCGATGCGCTTTTTCAGTTCGGCAAAATCCTTGTCGCTTTCCACAATCGATCCGTAGGCTCCCGATACCAGTTTGATCTCGGCCCGATGCCGGCCGAAGACCTTTTCCATCGCATCGGAAATCTCGCCGACGCTGGCCCGCTCGCGGGCCGCCTCGACGCAGAGGCCGAGCAGATTTGCTTTGTTATCTTCGCACGCTCTGGTGATGGCGGCAAGGGCCTGCCGGCAGGCGGCCTCGTTGCGCGTGGTGCGAATCTTCTGCAGGCGGGCGATTTGAGCCTCGCGCACCGCGGTATTATCGATGTCGAGAACATCGAGCGGCTCTTCCTTGGCCAGCCGATATTTGTTGACGCCGACGATGACGTCGCGGCCGCTGTCGATGGCCGCCTGTTTTTTGGCCGCCGACTCCTCGATGCGCAGCTTGGGCATCCCCGACTCGATGGCCTTGGTCATGCCGCCAATCGCCTCGATCTCGTCGATAATCTTCTGCGCCTCCTCGATCAGTGAAGCGGTCAGCGCCTCGACATAATAGGACCCTCCCAGCGGATCGACAACCTTGGTGACGCCGGATTCCTCCTGGATGATCAACTGGGTGTTGCGGGCGATGCGCGCCGAGTGGTCGGTCGGCAGGGCGATCGCCTCGTCGAGGGCGTTGGTGTGCAGCGACTGGGTGCCGCCGAGTACCGCCGCCAGGGCCTCGAGGGTGGTGCGAATGACGTTGTTGTAGGGATCCTGCTCGGTGAGGCTCCAGCCCGAAGTCTGGCAGTGAGTGCGCAGCATCAGGGATTTGGCGTCCTTGGGATCGAACTGGCGCATCAGCTTCGACCAGAGGAAGCGGGCAGCCCGCAGCTTGGCGGCTTCCATGAAGAAGTTCATGCCGATGGCGAAAAAGAAGGAGAGCCGCGGTGCGAAAGCATCGACGTCCAGCCCCTTGGCGATGGCCGCCCGCACGTACTCGATTCCGTCGGCCAGCGTGAAGGCGAGTTCCAGGGCGTTGTTGGCGCCGGCCTCCTGGATATGGTAGCCGGAGATGGAGATCGAGTTGAAACGCGGCATGTGCCGACTGGTGTACTCTATGATGTCGGAGATGATCCGCATCGAGGGTTCCGGCGGGTAGATGTAGGTGTTGCGGACCATGAACTCCTTGAGGATGTCGTTCTGGATGGTCCCGGCCAACTGCTCCCGGGAAACCCCCTGCTCCTCGGCGGCGACGATGTACATCGCCAGAATCGGCAGGACCGCCCCGTTCATGGTCATGGAGACGGAGACCTTGTCGAGGGGGATGCTGTCGAAGAGGATCTTCATGTCCTCGATGGAGTCGATGGCGACCCCGGCTTTGCCGACATCACCGACCACCCGTGGATGGTCCGAGTCGTAACCGCGGTGGGTGGCCAGATCGAAGGCGACCGACAAGCCCTGTTGCCCGGCGGCGAGATTGCGCTTGTAGAAGGCGTTCGACTCCTCGGCGGTGGAGAAGCCGGCGTACTGGCGAATGGTCCAGGGACGGCCGGCGTACATCGAAGCCATCGGCCCGCGGACGAAAGGTTCAAACCCGGGCAGGGTGTCGGCGGTTTCCAGGTTTTCGGTGTCGGCTCGGGTGTACAGGGGCTTGATCCGGATCCCCTCCGGGGTATCCCACATCAGCCGGGAGAGGTCGTCGGCCTTAAGCTCCTTCTTGACCTTCTCCTGCCAGTTCGCAAGGGTTTTTTTTTGGCGCTCACTCATAGATTGCCCTCATTCACTGAGATTTGCCATTGATGAAATCGTCAAGGCGGGTACTTGATGGAATCAAGATCGGGACTTGCCCAGATTACCGGGTAACAACGGCGAGGACCTGGACTTCGCTTCCGTCGTAGGAAAGGAGACGGTGCTTCAGGGAAGAGTCGAAATAAACCGCATCCCCCTCCTCCAGCACCAACCGTTCGTCTTCGAGAATGACTTCCGCCTTCCCCTTGATGATCAGCAGAAATTCTTCCCCCTCATGATTGTAGAGGGTTTCCTCTCCGGCCCGCTCGGAAACGGTCAGGAGGAAGGGCTCCATCTTTTTGTTCCGCTTACGGAAGGAGAGGGCCTCGTAGGTATAGCCATGCCCGGTTCCCGCCTTGGAGATGACCCTGCTGACGACTCGACGCTCGCCCCGCTTGACCACTTCGTACTTGCGCTCCTCCTCGGTCTCCTCGAAGAAGAGTCCCATCTTGACGTCGAAGAAACGAGCGAGCTTGGAGAGAGTGGCAATCGGCGGGGAAACGTTATTGTTCTCGATCTGCGAGATCAGGGCCGGGGAGAAACCGGTCTCCCGCGCAACATCCTGCAGGGTCAGCTTGCGGGCCTTGCGCAGCTTCTTGATTTTGGAACCTATGTTGTACTCCATCCCCGAGCCCCTTAAAAATAAAAAAAGGTTCTATTATTCCCTCGGATATAACGGAAATGGTCGAAAATGTCAATCAAAATATTTTATTAAAGATAAAACTACTTTATCCAAATTTAAACGCACCTCCTTGTCTCCATTGACCGTTCAGAGGCTGTTCGGGACCGGCTTTCATTTTAATGATCCTTACAAACTTTCGTTTTGTTTTTCGCTTGTCTGCTCCACCCCGGGACGCCTCGCTGCGACCGCCGCCGTATTGACTTTTTTCCGCAAATCCACTACCTTTAAGCCTCGCACCGACCCACCGGCCCCGGTTGCTCGCCCCGAACTTCGTCGGCCTCGAAACAATCGAAATAAAGGATCGACCTTGCCTTTAGAAATTACCGATTACCCCCTGGGCATCCGTCTCTGGCCGAGCGAGCTTCGCCACGGCCGTCAGTCCATTCGCGAGGGGTATTGTTTCTCCCCCATGGAAAGCACCGCCGACTGCTTCCGCTTCACCGCCCTCGCCGGGGCCGAAAAGGTTGCCGCCATTTTCCGCTCCTTCGCCTCCTGCCTGCCTGACGAGGCCTTCCTGATCCTGGAGTTCTACGATGAGCCGGCGCCGCAGCAGAGCGAGGAGCAGCCGGTGCCAACCGTCTACTATTCCCCCTACCTGCCCAAGGAAGAGCTCCTCGCCACTCTCGAGCCGTACCTTCCACGTCTCATCCATGACGGCTTCGTCGGCTTCGGCCTGGCCAACAATCGCGCCGGACTAGAACTTTTCTACTCGGAGGAAAAGGTCTTGACCTGCTTCGCCGGCAACCACATCCGCGTCATGAATCTGCTGGCCCGGCACGGACTGCAACACGATCCGCAGATTCTTATTCCTACCGACCTCGGGCACGACCATCTCTCGCTGCTCTGTCACCCCCGCGGAGCCCTGCCACAGCCGTTTGCCGCCATGAGCGAGGGGGAACTGGATTACGTTCAGTTCTGCAGCGAGTTGACCGAACTGCTCGACATGTATCAGGTGGAAGAGACCCTCTCCTTTTTTCTTTCCGAGCGGGAGCAGGACGCCATCGAATCGTGTCTCATGTCGCATGAGCAGTTTGCGGAATTTGCCGAGGAGGATTTCGGCAGCCTGCTTCTCGACTGGAACGACTTTGTCGACGAATGCGAAGCGGGCTTCGAGGGGGACCTCTGGGAGTACCGGCAGGGACTCAAGCTGCGCGACGTGATTCAACACGTCGCCGAAGCCGTGCCGGCCGTTTTGGGCGAAAAGATTTTCGAGATCGTCGCAGATGCGGATAACCGGTTGCGCAAGAATATGATCGATGTTCGCAAGCGCCTCGATCCACCGGCCGAAATCCGTGCCCGCGACGATCATTTCTGGTACCGGGGCATGGTCCGCAACCAGGGCGTCTATCTGCGGCGGGACCTCATTCGCCAAGGGTGGTACAAGCCTTAAAATCAGGCCCGGCGCACGCGGCTAAAGGCTATGGGAGACCACCGTTTCCGGGCCTTGTGTGTCGGTTTTCCTATTGCCTCGAGCCTCGAGCCTCGAGCCTCGGGCCTTTGTTATGATCGCACTAATCGCCGCCGTCCCACTCGAAACCGAGCTGCTGCGCCGCAGCCTCGCCCCCTGCGAGGTGCGCCGCTGCTACGGCTACGACCTCTATCGCGGCAGCAATTTTGGTCGCCCGTTGTGTTTGCTGCACAGTGGCGTCGGCAAGGCAAGCGCGGCGGCGGCGGCCACGGCCCTGCTCGCCGCGTGCCGGCCGGCGGCCCTGATCATGCTGGGATGCGGCGGGGCTTATCCCGGCAGCGGCTTGGCGGTGGGCGACCTGGCCCTGGCCACCACCGAAATTTACGGCGATGAGGGGGTCCTCACCCCCACCGGCTTTCTCGATCTGGAAGCGATCGGCCTGCCGCTGGTTGAAAGGGACGGCATACAACTGTTCAACCGCCTTCCCGTCGACCCGCAGTTGCTCGAGCGGGCCAGACCGCTGCTGGCCCAGGCGGCGGACGCCGCTGCGCGGCGACTGGTCGAAGGCCCGTTTGTCACCGTCTCCACCGGCTCGGGAACCGCCATCGCCGGTGCGCAAATCGCCCGGCGCACCGACGGCATCTGCGAAAACATGGAGGGAGCGGCGGTCGCCCAGGTTTGTGCCCACCAGCAAGTCCCCTTTCTCGAACTGCGCGGCATTTCCAACCTGGTCGAGGACCGCGACCCTGCGCGCTGGGACCTGAAGGCCGGGGCGGAAACCGCCCAACGGGCGGTCCAGGCGCTGCTGGCCGGCTGGCACGGCGGCAAGGTCCCGGCATGAACCGCGTCCTGACTCTCGGCTATTCTCCCTGCCCCAACGACACCTTCATCTTCTACGCCCTGGTGCACGGCAGGGTAGCCCTTCCCGGCTGTACGCTGCAGGAGCGCCTTGAAGACGTCGAGACCCTCAACACCCTGGCTCTCCAAGGAGCGCTCGACCTCACCAAGATCTCCTACCATGCTTTTGCGCACCTGCGCCGGGACTACTGCCTGCTGAAAAGCGGCGGAGCGCTCGGACGAGGCTGCGGACCGCTGGTGGTGGCACGGCGGGAAGCCACGATGGAGAGTCTGCGCGGCAAGCGCCTCGCCATACCCGGTCGACTGACCACCGCCAATCTGCTGCTGCAGCTTTATGGGGAGGGGTTCGACAACCTTCTCGTCCTCCCCTTTCACCGGATCATGGCAGCGGTCGCCGAGGGAGAAGCCGATGCCGGTGTGATCATTCACGAGTCGCGCTTCACCTTTCGCCAGCACGGATTGCAGCAGGTGCTCGATCTCGGGCAGTGGTGGGAGGAGGAAACCGGCCTGCCGATCCCGCTGGGCGGCATCCTCGCCCGGCGCGCTCTCGGCGCCAAACTGATCGCCGGCATCGATGCCGCCCTGCGCGCCAGCGTCGATTATGCTTTCGCCCATCCCGAAGAACCAGGAAGTTACATCAAGAAGCATTCGCAGGAGCTTTCCGATCCGGTGATCGAGAGCCACATCGGTCTCTATGTCAATGACTTTTCCCGCGACCTCGGCGAGGAGGGTCGGCTGGCGATCGAGATTCTGTTCAGCCGTGCCGCGGCCCGCGGTATCATCCCTCCCTGCGATCTTCCCCTCTTTGCGTCCTGAGCATTCCCCGACCGGACAACCGTTCCGTTTCTCTTTCCTCCCCGTGGCGAAACTTGAAAAATCCCAGTTTCAGGCGCAATTGCGACCTAATTACCAGAAGACAGGGTTTGTCAATGGTCCGACCACCCAGCCAGGCAAAAAAATTCTTTGATTTTTCCTCCTTTCCCCTTTACATGCAGGCTTTCAATTCAGAATACCGATCTATTTCTAAATACAGCCGCAATATTGCTGATTTGGGTAATTTGACAGCAATGTTCGCAATTTTTTTCATGGGTGCATTCTAATTACAAACCAGCGGTCTACACCATAAAACAAAAATCAAATGCAACATGCTGTTTTATCAATATTTTTTACCTATTTGCTATTGCAACAGGTCACTTGCTGGTTTAGACTTCAAGCGTAATTGATAATTTAAACCACATGCAGCACAAGGAGAATGGCCATGAGGTGTCCCGTTTGCAAAAGCCATGAGTATGTCGAGATGGACCTGCATGCCGCTGGGTTCGCCGAAGAGATCGTTACCTGCAAGATCTGCGGTTCGATATGGTCTGTCAATCACGGCGTAACCGAAGTCGTCAAGGATGCCCAGAAAAACTCGTTTATGGGGGCCATTTCCGAATGTGTTGAGGCGGACGATTACAGCTGGGCGGTGTAAATCTGCCAAAAGCTAAATAGCAAACCCCGCCGTGATGCTGGCGGGGTTGTGTTGTACCAGACGAGGGTTCCCCACCGCAGGGGGGAACCCTTTTTGTTTTTTGCCTGGAGATCAGAGTACCGCCTTGAGGTACTCGGCAGTGCAGGTACGCTTCTCCTTCTCGACCGCCTTCGGATCCACTTCGACGAATTTCTCGTCCGGGGTGATTTTGAAGAGCGGCTGCCCCTTGGAGACGATGGTGCCGTCGCCGCCTTCGATCAGAATCTTGTCGATAGTGCCGGAGAAGGGGGCGTAGATCTTGTTGAACATCTTCATGACTTCGATGATGTAAAGCGGCTGCCCCTTCTCGAAATGCATCCCCTCATGAACGAAGGCCGGCATCCCCGGAGCTTCCTGGGCATAGTACATGCCGCCGCAGAACGATACGATTTCGTCCGCCTTGGTGGACGGCGGCGGCACCAGCACCTTTTTCATCCGCGCCTGCAGGTCGGGATCGGTCAGATATTCCGGGATGGTGATTTCCAGATCCTCTTCGACGCGCAGATCCCAGAACCTCGTGTTCTCGGCAATCAGGAAGGGGATGCCGATCAGTTCGAGGCCCGCCTCGAATCCGTAATGGGCGGAACGGATCTGCTGCCAGCTCTCCGCATCGAACCCACCCTGCGGGCTGTCCTCTTTCAGCAGTTCGTTGAGCTTGAAGTACTCGTCCTTGCTGAATCCGAACTTCTCGCGCAGGGTGGCGTAGAACCGCAGTCCCCTTTGCAACAGTTCGAGGTCATGGCTCCAGATCACCTCGGCGGCAGGCTCTTCCGCCCGGAAGTCCATATTGAGATAGGCGTAGGTCTCCTCGAGAATGACCAACGGATTGCGCAGGAAAACCACCTTGCCGTTGCCGAGGCGGAAGTTTTTCCGGTTCAGGCTCAGCCAGCCGGCGAGCAGATGCGGATCGGCCAGGAGGGCCTCCATGGGACGGGTCAGCAGGGTCCCCTTGCGGTCAAGCAGTTCGGAGATGTTCTTGAGCTCCTTGCCCAGCACCTCGGGCTGGTCGGCAAACTGGTCGGAAACCAGCTTGGCGTAATATTTCTTCATCTGCAGGAAGGCATACACCGGATCGAGCTTGTTGGCTTCCTCCTTGAGCGTACCGACCAGGGTGAGATAGGGGACGACGAAACGGGTGGTCGGCTTGGCGTTGACATTGCGGCCGATAAACCAGTTGACCAGGCCGTAGTGGAATTCGAGGTTGGTGGCCAGATCGGTACCACGGATCTTGGTGTTGCAGATCACCCTGGACAGATACTGATAGCTGTCGAGACGATCCTCGCCCTTGGTCAGCAGCAGGGCGATATTGGAGTCATAGGCGCCGGCCACCTTGTAGCGCATGAACAGGCCGGTGTCCGGATTCACCATGCAGATTCCCTGGTCGTCACGGATTTCACCCTCAAGGGGTTTGGACCAGTAACGGATCATGCCGCCGGCATGGGGCGAAAGGGAAGCGTCAGTTGCGTTGAGCCGGGCTTCGGCGGCCGCGCCGAATCGGGTGATCCGCTCGGGCTTGGGCAGACGCTCCTTGTGGCGGGCCAGTAGGGCCATCGCTTCGACCAGCGACTCGACGATGAAATAGTCGCCGGGGTTATTGGGATTGGTGAACTTCAGGCTGTAGCAGAGTTCGGTGACCCGATGTTCCACCTGGATGCGGGTGTTGACCTCCATGAAATAATACCGGTCGCGGTCGACGATGCACTCGAAGGTGGAGGCTGAGTCGAGTCCTACCGCCTGGCCGAAGCGCGCCGCATCCTCTTCCATCCGCTTGAGAACCTTCAGGTCGCTCTCCAGTACCCTGGCTTCGACCTCCCGACCTTCGGCCCTGGCCTTCTCGATGGCGGCCGCCAAACCCTCCTGGGTGACGGAGACCTCCAGCAGCTTCTGCTCGTGCATCTGCAGTGAGCAGTCGCGGCCGCCGAGGGAGACGCACCACTGGCCGTTGCCGAGGAGCTGGATTTCATTGTGACGGGTCTGCTCGATGTTGAGTTCGATGAGGACGTTCTTGTTGTCGCCGATCCCGGTGGCCTTCACTTCGTTGAGAATTTCCCGGACCATGCCGGGGGCGTCGGCAGCAGCCTTGGCGATCTGGGCGGCACTGGGGTTTTTGGCCGTGAGCAGAGAGGCGCCCAGAATCCGCTGCCCCTTGCCGCCGCCGCCGCCGATCGCCTTGAGGCGAATACGGCTCTGGGGGTTCTGTTTGAACATCTCGGCCACATCGGCCTGTACCTGGGCGCAGAGCTCTTCAACCGAGAAGAGGTCGATCCCCTTGGCGTAGGAGGCGAACAAAATATGGTCGGCCAGTGTCTCCAGCGCGACCTTCTTGTCCTTGAGCATCTTTTCGTCGCAGGCAAGCCCTTCGGCCTTGACGAGAGCCAGCAGCTGCTCGCGGCCGGGATGCTTTTTCAGCAGGGTGCGGGCGGTAACGTTGTTGATGCCCGGGGTGACGCTGACGTTGACGCCGAGCGCGGTTCGCTTGGCCTCGTCTTTCTTGCCGGCGCTCGCCTGGGTGGCGGCACAGGGGCCGATGAACTTGAGCCCGGCCTTTTCGATGGCGGCAACGAACTCCTCATCCTCGGCCATGAAACCGTAACCGGCAAAGACCGAGTCGTAGCCGTTGTCCCTGGCGGTCCGGATGATCTGGTTGATCCGCTCCACCCGCTCCTCCTTGCTGGCCCCGGAGTAATCGGGCACCCGGTGGACACGGGTCGAGTCGGTCAGCTTGCGCAGTTCGGGCGCCAGGGCGTTCGGATAGACGATGGAGTCCTTTTCCGACAGCAGGATGCCGTAATGGGTAATCCCCATCTCCTCGTAGACATCCATGGCCTCCTTGCGGATGGGGCCGCGGCAGACGATGAGCGGCTTCAGGTCCTCACAGGCAAATGAGCGCACCCACTCGGAGGATGACTGGCTCAGGCGGCGGTCCCGATGAATCAACGGGTTGTTTTTGTAGTAATCGATATTCTGCGTCACCGGCCGGAGTCTGTCCTTGTAGCCTTCGATAGCCTTCAACTGCGGCCGCGCAGTATCCTTTTTAATTTTCTGTGCCATGGGTTTCATCTCCAATCAGATCCCTTTGGTCGTTAATCCCGTCGGTGATTAATGGAACTCGCGCTGGATGCCGCCCATCGGCGAGGGCTTGTAGTGCCTGAGGAAGAAGTTCAGGTTCTCACCAAGGACCTTGCGCAGGTCGGTGGGCATGACGATGGAGGAGATGGAGCCCAAAGCGAGACCTTCCTTCGGATTCATCAGCTCTTTTTCGTAACGCAGGTTGAGCTGGGCCTCGCTCGCCCTGAGCCACTCGGCCGCCTCTTTCTCCGCGTCCCTTTTGGCCTCTTCGCCATCCATGCCGGCGGCCACCCGCTCGTGGACTCCCTGCTTCACCCGATCGGGGATGGCACTGCGCAGTTTTCGCAGTTCGTCCTTGTAGACGAACTCCTTGCCGGCCGGACCCATGACCGCCAGGCGGGTGGTCGGCAGCGCCAGCACCAGGTCGGCGCCGGTCGGATAGTTGTTGTAGGAGGCGTAGGCGCCGCCGAAGGCGTTGCGCAGGATCAGCAGGATGCGGGGGGTGCGTACATCGACGATGGCATCGAGCATGGAGCGCCCGGCCTGGACGATGCCGCGGGCCTCCTGCTCGCGGCCCGGCAAAAAGCCGGTGGTGTCTTCCATGAAGATGAGCGGGACATTGTAGATGTTGCAGAAGCGGACGAAGCGGGCGATCTTGGTGGCCGAATCGCAATCGATCTGCCCGGAGGCCACCGCACTGTTGTTGGCGACGAAGCCGACGACGTTGCCGCCCAGGCGGCCGAAAGCCGTAACGACTTCGCGGGCCCGCTCCGGTTGGATCTCGAAGTAGTCGCCGTGATCGCAGATCTGCTGGATGATGATCGACACGTCGAAGGGGGTATTGAAGCCGGTCGGCGAGTTGAAGGCTTTCTTGAGCAGGGTGTTGATCTCCCAGGTCTTGCGGTCGAGGGGGTCGCTGGTCGCCTGGAAGGGGGCCAACACGCTGTTGTTGTCGGGGAGATAGCTGAGCAGCCGGACGGCGGTGCGCAGGGCGGCGACTTCGTCGGTGACGGTGAGGTCGACGACGCCGGACTTGCCGTGGACCTTCGGCCCGCCCAACTCTTCCGGGGTAATATCCTCCCCGAGGACCGACTTGACGACCCCCGGTCCGGTGAGGCCGAAGAAGGTGTCGTTGGGTTGGATGAGAAAGCTCCCCTGGCGGGGGAGGTAGCTGCCGCCGCCGGCGTTGAAGCCGAACATGCACATGATTGAGGGCACCACGCCGCTGATCTTGCGCAGGGCGGTGAACGCCTCGGCATAGCCGTCGAGGCCGCCGACCCCGGCCGGGACGAAGGCGCCGGCGCTGTCGTTCATGCCGATCAGGGGGATTCCCTTCTCGCCGGCCATCTGGAAGAGGCGGGCCAGCTTGCTGCCGTTGGTGGCGTCGATGGAACCGGCGCGGACGGTGAAATCGTGGCCGTAGAGGGCCACGTCGCGGCCGCCGATGTTGAGGATGCCGGTGACCAGGGAGGCCCCGTCCAGGTTCTTGCCCCAGTTCTGGAACAGGATGTTGGGCTCCTGATCGGTGAGGACGCGGATTCTCTCCCAGACGGTCATCCGCTTCTTGAAATGCTGCTTCTCAATCTGGTCGATCTTGACCGACTTGATGGGGCGCTCCATCAGTTCGTGGCCTTCCTGCATCGCCGCTTCATAGCCGCCCGCCACGCCGGCAATCTCGCCAGGGATAGTGAATTCGACTTTCTCGGGTGGATCAAATGGATTTTTCAGTGAAGGCTTAATCGCTTTTTTTGACATTTCGGTCATCCCTCTGATGATTGGAATTTACTTCCCGGAAAGTAGCGGCCCGCGCTACGACCGGCCAGCCTGTCGACTGCAAATGCCTGAAACGGGGAAATCCGGATCTGGGCCACCTAAAACATTGTTTCTCGAAAACCCCACTACAAAACAAAAAACTCGCCGAATTGTCAAGAAAATTTTT from Desulfuromonadales bacterium encodes:
- the meaB gene encoding methylmalonyl Co-A mutase-associated GTPase MeaB → MIKLHEIAEGVKGGNLRALAKAITLIESRNLDHSLAATTLLDELLPYSGNSIRVGISGVPGAGKSTFIEALGLHLIEQGHKVAVLAVDPSSQLSGGSILGDKTRMERLSREARAFIRPSPAGDTLGGVARKTRETMLVCEAAGYDVVIVETVGVGQSEITVASMVDFFLLLQLPGAGDELQGIKKGVMEIADAIVINKAEGEGRQRAELARRQYVNALHLLKPKSANWQVPVLLCSALQQQGIDDAWLTVMAFRERMQASGEFAGKRRLQATDWMWTLVQNDLKDLFLRDRNVEALLDQVQDAVAKELTTPSAAARRLLEAFKRGH
- the scpA gene encoding methylmalonyl-CoA mutase → MSERQKKTLANWQEKVKKELKADDLSRLMWDTPEGIRIKPLYTRADTENLETADTLPGFEPFVRGPMASMYAGRPWTIRQYAGFSTAEESNAFYKRNLAAGQQGLSVAFDLATHRGYDSDHPRVVGDVGKAGVAIDSIEDMKILFDSIPLDKVSVSMTMNGAVLPILAMYIVAAEEQGVSREQLAGTIQNDILKEFMVRNTYIYPPEPSMRIISDIIEYTSRHMPRFNSISISGYHIQEAGANNALELAFTLADGIEYVRAAIAKGLDVDAFAPRLSFFFAIGMNFFMEAAKLRAARFLWSKLMRQFDPKDAKSLMLRTHCQTSGWSLTEQDPYNNVIRTTLEALAAVLGGTQSLHTNALDEAIALPTDHSARIARNTQLIIQEESGVTKVVDPLGGSYYVEALTASLIEEAQKIIDEIEAIGGMTKAIESGMPKLRIEESAAKKQAAIDSGRDVIVGVNKYRLAKEEPLDVLDIDNTAVREAQIARLQKIRTTRNEAACRQALAAITRACEDNKANLLGLCVEAARERASVGEISDAMEKVFGRHRAEIKLVSGAYGSIVESDKDFAELKKRIDAFAASEGRRPRILIAKMGQDGHDRGAKVVATAYADVGFDVDMGPLFQTPEEAAKMAVENDVHVVGVSSLAAGHKTLVPQLAAELKALGAEDIVIVCGGVIPRQDYDALYAAGASRIFGPGTPIAVSAGETLDAIEEKRR
- a CDS encoding XRE family transcriptional regulator → MEYNIGSKIKKLRKARKLTLQDVARETGFSPALISQIENNNVSPPIATLSKLARFFDVKMGLFFEETEEERKYEVVKRGERRVVSRVISKAGTGHGYTYEALSFRKRNKKMEPFLLTVSERAGEETLYNHEGEEFLLIIKGKAEVILEDERLVLEEGDAVYFDSSLKHRLLSYDGSEVQVLAVVTR
- the mqnB gene encoding futalosine hydrolase; the encoded protein is MIALIAAVPLETELLRRSLAPCEVRRCYGYDLYRGSNFGRPLCLLHSGVGKASAAAAATALLAACRPAALIMLGCGGAYPGSGLAVGDLALATTEIYGDEGVLTPTGFLDLEAIGLPLVERDGIQLFNRLPVDPQLLERARPLLAQAADAAARRLVEGPFVTVSTGSGTAIAGAQIARRTDGICENMEGAAVAQVCAHQQVPFLELRGISNLVEDRDPARWDLKAGAETAQRAVQALLAGWHGGKVPA
- a CDS encoding 1,4-dihydroxy-6-naphthoate synthase produces the protein MNRVLTLGYSPCPNDTFIFYALVHGRVALPGCTLQERLEDVETLNTLALQGALDLTKISYHAFAHLRRDYCLLKSGGALGRGCGPLVVARREATMESLRGKRLAIPGRLTTANLLLQLYGEGFDNLLVLPFHRIMAAVAEGEADAGVIIHESRFTFRQHGLQQVLDLGQWWEEETGLPIPLGGILARRALGAKLIAGIDAALRASVDYAFAHPEEPGSYIKKHSQELSDPVIESHIGLYVNDFSRDLGEEGRLAIEILFSRAAARGIIPPCDLPLFAS
- a CDS encoding biotin/lipoyl-containing protein, which gives rise to MAQKIKKDTARPQLKAIEGYKDRLRPVTQNIDYYKNNPLIHRDRRLSQSSSEWVRSFACEDLKPLIVCRGPIRKEAMDVYEEMGITHYGILLSEKDSIVYPNALAPELRKLTDSTRVHRVPDYSGASKEERVERINQIIRTARDNGYDSVFAGYGFMAEDEEFVAAIEKAGLKFIGPCAATQASAGKKDEAKRTALGVNVSVTPGINNVTARTLLKKHPGREQLLALVKAEGLACDEKMLKDKKVALETLADHILFASYAKGIDLFSVEELCAQVQADVAEMFKQNPQSRIRLKAIGGGGGKGQRILGASLLTAKNPSAAQIAKAAADAPGMVREILNEVKATGIGDNKNVLIELNIEQTRHNEIQLLGNGQWCVSLGGRDCSLQMHEQKLLEVSVTQEGLAAAIEKARAEGREVEARVLESDLKVLKRMEEDAARFGQAVGLDSASTFECIVDRDRYYFMEVNTRIQVEHRVTELCYSLKFTNPNNPGDYFIVESLVEAMALLARHKERLPKPERITRFGAAAEARLNATDASLSPHAGGMIRYWSKPLEGEIRDDQGICMVNPDTGLFMRYKVAGAYDSNIALLLTKGEDRLDSYQYLSRVICNTKIRGTDLATNLEFHYGLVNWFIGRNVNAKPTTRFVVPYLTLVGTLKEEANKLDPVYAFLQMKKYYAKLVSDQFADQPEVLGKELKNISELLDRKGTLLTRPMEALLADPHLLAGWLSLNRKNFRLGNGKVVFLRNPLVILEETYAYLNMDFRAEEPAAEVIWSHDLELLQRGLRFYATLREKFGFSKDEYFKLNELLKEDSPQGGFDAESWQQIRSAHYGFEAGLELIGIPFLIAENTRFWDLRVEEDLEITIPEYLTDPDLQARMKKVLVPPPSTKADEIVSFCGGMYYAQEAPGMPAFVHEGMHFEKGQPLYIIEVMKMFNKIYAPFSGTIDKILIEGGDGTIVSKGQPLFKITPDEKFVEVDPKAVEKEKRTCTAEYLKAVL